Proteins co-encoded in one Setaria viridis chromosome 9, Setaria_viridis_v4.0, whole genome shotgun sequence genomic window:
- the LOC117839301 gene encoding nuclear cap-binding protein subunit 1 isoform X1: MSAGWRTLLLRIGDRCPEYGGSADHKEHIETCYGVLSREYEHSRDAIFEFLLQCAEQLPHKIPFFGVLIGLLNLENEDFAKDIVDTTQAKLQDALHTENRDRIRILLRFLSGLMCSKVVVPNSIIETFETLLSSAATILDEETGNPSWQPRADFYVYCILASLPWGGPELFEQVPDEFERVLVGIQSYISIRRHFDDIAFSVFETDEGHSPNKKDFIEDLWERIQILSRSGWKVKSVPKPHLSFEAQLVAGKSHRLSPISCPPPNLSPTSSEILKGQEKHEADLKYPQRLRRLHIFPTNKAENMQPVDRFVVEECILDVLLFFNGCRKECAFYLVSLPVSFRYEYLMAETIFSQLLLLPNPPFRPIYYTLVIIDLCKALPGAFPSVVVGAVHALFDRISKMDMECRTRLILWFSHHLSNFQFIWPWQEWSYVKDLPKWAPQRVFVQEVLEREIRLSYFEKIKQSIEDAAELEELLPPKAGPNFKFLSDESNEKTDGHKLSKELVGMVRGKKNTRDIILWVEEQIIPTNGAEFALDVVIQTLLDIGSKSFTHLITVLERYGQIISKLCPNEEMQLLLMDEVSAYWKNSTQMTAIAIDRMMGYRMISNLAIVKWVFSPANVEQFHVSDRPWEILRNAVSKTYNRISDLRKEIQSLKKGLQVAKEASANAIRELEEAKSVLEIVEGQPAPAERPGRLRRLQAYADKAKQEEVSMEESLEAKGALLARALEESKELLKLLFKRFVDVLTERLPTVSADGEIPNLRAGDQNVNFAARDLETATMEIDNENGADKNSEPNGQNTKDGYNVGELEQWCLCTLGYLKSFSRQYATEIWSHIAMLDEEVFIGDIHPLIRKAAFSGQQVHQRSSSPCCPEALPADYSVRALFIASCACASCSFSCHGFYF; encoded by the exons GAAACTTGCTATGGCGTGCTAAGTCGAGAATATGAACACTCCAGAGACGCTATATTTGAG TTCCTCCTTCAGTGTGCAGAACAACTGCCTCACAAGATCCCTTTCTTTGGAGTTTTG ATTGGTCTGTTAAACTTGGAGAATGAAGACTTTGCCAAGGATATTGTAGATACCACACAGGCCAAGCTACAG GATGCCTTGCACACTGAAAATCGTGATAGAATTAGGATATTGCTGCGTTTTCTCAGTGGCCTG ATGTGCAGCAAAGTTGTAGTTCCAAATTCAATCATTGAGACATTTGAGACTCTATTATCATCTGCTGCAACAATATTAGACGAGGAGACTGGAAATCCTTCGTGGCAACCACGTGCTGACTTTTATGTTTATTGTATTTTGGCTTCCCTTCCATGGGGTGGTCCAGAATTGTTTGAG CAAGTTCCGGATGAGTTCGAGAGAGTTTTGGTTGGTATACAGTCTTACATAAGTATCAGAAGGCATTTTGATGATATTGCTTTCTCTGTCTTTGAGACAGATGAAGGCCACTCTCCCAACAAAAAG GATTTCATTGAAGATCTATGGGAGCGCATTCAAATTCTTTCCCGCAGCGGATGGAAAGTTAAAAGTG TTCCGAAGCCCCACTTGTCGTTTGAAGCTCAGCTGGTGGCTGGAAAATCACATCGTCTTTCCCCGATTAGTTGCCCTCCGCCTAATCTCTCTCCGACTTCTTCTGAAATATTAAAAGGACAGGAAAAACATGAAGCTGATCTGAAGTATCCTCAAAGGCTTCGTAGACTCCATATCTTTCCGACAAATAAAGCTGAG AACATGCAGCCTGTAGATCGTTTTGTTGTTGAAGAATGCATATTGGATGTGCTACTTTTCTTCAATGGCTG TCGGAAAGAATGTGCGTTTTATCTGGTCAGCCTACCTGTGTCTTTTCGATATGAGTACCTGATGGCTGAAACCATATTTTCACAG CTACTGCTGTTGCCCAATCCACCTTTCAGGCCAATTTATTATACATTGGTTATCATTGATCTTTGCAAG GCTTTGCCAGGTGCATTCCCTTCAGTTGTAGTAGGAGCTGTGCATGCTCTTTTTGACAGAATTAGTAAGATGGACATGGAGTGCCGCACCAGGCTTATCCTATGGTTTTCGCACCACTT GTCAAATTTTCAATTCATTTGGCCTTGGCAGGAGTGGTCTTATGTCAAGGACCTCCCAAAGTGGGCTCCACAGCGTGTTTTTGTCCAAGAAGTGTTGGAAAGGGAAATCCGCTTGTCCTACTTTGAAAAAATCAAACAG AGTATCGAGGATGCTGCTGAGTTAGAAGAACTGTTACCCCCAAAAGCAGGCCCTAATTTCAAATTCCTTAGTGATGAAAGCAATGAAAAAACCGATGGCCATAAGTTATCAAAGGAACTTGTTGGCATGGTTAGAGGAAAGAAGAACACACGTGATATTATTTTATGGGTGGAGGAACAGATAATTCCGACAAATGGTGCTGAATTTGCCCTTGATGTTGTTATCCAGACACTTCTTGACATCGGTTCAAAAAGTTTCACCCATCTAATCACTGTTTTGGAGAGATATGGTCAAATAATCTCCAAGCTATGTCCAAATGAGGAAATGCAGTTACTGTTGATGGATGAAGTCAGTGCTTATTGGAAGAACAGTACCCAGATGACTGCTATAGCTATTGATAGAATGATGGGTTATCGCATGATATCAAATTTGGCTATTGTCAAATGGGTTTTTTCTCCTGCCAATGTTGAGCAATTCCATGTTTCTGATCGCCCATGGGAG ATTCTCAGAAATGCTGTTAGTAAAACGTACAATCGGATCAGTGACCTCCGGAAGGAAATTCAGTCACTCAAGAAGGGCCTTCAAGTTGCTAAAGAGGCCAGTGCAAATGCCATAAGGGAGCTGGAGGAGGCAAAATCAGTACTGGAGATTGTAGAGGGGCAACCTGCACCAGCTGAAAGACCAGGTAGGCTAAGGCGGCTCCAAGCATATGCTGACAAGGCAAAGCAAGAGGAAGTAAGTATGGAAGAATCTTTAGAAGCAAAGGGAGCTCTCCTTGCTCGGGCTCTTGAAGAAAGCAAG GAATTGCTTAAGTTACTATTTAAGAGGTTTGTTGACGTGCTCACTGAACGTTTGCCAACTGTCTCTGCTGATGGAGAGATTCCTAATCTTCGCGCTGGAGATCAAAATGTAAATTTTGCTGCCCGAGATCTTGAAACAGCAACAATGGAGATAGACAATGAAAATGGAGCAGATAAAAATAG TGAACCAAATGGGCAAAACACAAAAGATGGCTACAATGTTGGAGAGCTCGAGCAATGGTGCCTTTGTACACTGGGTTATCTCAAGTCATTTTCCCGCCAATATGCAACTGAG ATTTGGTCTCACATAGCAATGTTGGACGAGGAGGTCTTCATTGGGGACATTCACCCTCTTATCCGGAAAGCTGCTTTCTCTG GGCAGCAGGTGCACCAGAGGTCCTCATCACCATGCTGTCCAGAAGCATTACCTGCAGATTATA
- the LOC117839301 gene encoding nuclear cap-binding protein subunit 1 isoform X2, with translation MSAGWRTLLLRIGDRCPEYGGSADHKEHIETCYGVLSREYEHSRDAIFEFLLQCAEQLPHKIPFFGVLIGLLNLENEDFAKDIVDTTQAKLQDALHTENRDRIRILLRFLSGLMCSKVVVPNSIIETFETLLSSAATILDEETGNPSWQPRADFYVYCILASLPWGGPELFEQVPDEFERVLVGIQSYISIRRHFDDIAFSVFETDEGHSPNKKDFIEDLWERIQILSRSGWKVKSVPKPHLSFEAQLVAGKSHRLSPISCPPPNLSPTSSEILKGQEKHEADLKYPQRLRRLHIFPTNKAENMQPVDRFVVEECILDVLLFFNGCRKECAFYLVSLPVSFRYEYLMAETIFSQLLLLPNPPFRPIYYTLVIIDLCKALPGAFPSVVVGAVHALFDRISKMDMECRTRLILWFSHHLSNFQFIWPWQEWSYVKDLPKWAPQRVFVQEVLEREIRLSYFEKIKQSIEDAAELEELLPPKAGPNFKFLSDESNEKTDGHKLSKELVGMVRGKKNTRDIILWVEEQIIPTNGAEFALDVVIQTLLDIGSKSFTHLITVLERYGQIISKLCPNEEMQLLLMDEVSAYWKNSTQMTAIAIDRMMGYRMISNLAIVKWVFSPANVEQFHVSDRPWEILRNAVSKTYNRISDLRKEIQSLKKGLQVAKEASANAIRELEEAKSVLEIVEGQPAPAERPGRLRRLQAYADKAKQEEVSMEESLEAKGALLARALEESKELLKLLFKRFVDVLTERLPTVSADGEIPNLRAGDQNVNFAARDLETATMEIDNENGADKNSEPNGQNTKDGYNVGELEQWCLCTLGYLKSFSRQYATEIWSHIAMLDEEVFIGDIHPLIRKAAFSGQQVHQRSSSPCCPEALPADYSKLQLCGCPCCFQN, from the exons GAAACTTGCTATGGCGTGCTAAGTCGAGAATATGAACACTCCAGAGACGCTATATTTGAG TTCCTCCTTCAGTGTGCAGAACAACTGCCTCACAAGATCCCTTTCTTTGGAGTTTTG ATTGGTCTGTTAAACTTGGAGAATGAAGACTTTGCCAAGGATATTGTAGATACCACACAGGCCAAGCTACAG GATGCCTTGCACACTGAAAATCGTGATAGAATTAGGATATTGCTGCGTTTTCTCAGTGGCCTG ATGTGCAGCAAAGTTGTAGTTCCAAATTCAATCATTGAGACATTTGAGACTCTATTATCATCTGCTGCAACAATATTAGACGAGGAGACTGGAAATCCTTCGTGGCAACCACGTGCTGACTTTTATGTTTATTGTATTTTGGCTTCCCTTCCATGGGGTGGTCCAGAATTGTTTGAG CAAGTTCCGGATGAGTTCGAGAGAGTTTTGGTTGGTATACAGTCTTACATAAGTATCAGAAGGCATTTTGATGATATTGCTTTCTCTGTCTTTGAGACAGATGAAGGCCACTCTCCCAACAAAAAG GATTTCATTGAAGATCTATGGGAGCGCATTCAAATTCTTTCCCGCAGCGGATGGAAAGTTAAAAGTG TTCCGAAGCCCCACTTGTCGTTTGAAGCTCAGCTGGTGGCTGGAAAATCACATCGTCTTTCCCCGATTAGTTGCCCTCCGCCTAATCTCTCTCCGACTTCTTCTGAAATATTAAAAGGACAGGAAAAACATGAAGCTGATCTGAAGTATCCTCAAAGGCTTCGTAGACTCCATATCTTTCCGACAAATAAAGCTGAG AACATGCAGCCTGTAGATCGTTTTGTTGTTGAAGAATGCATATTGGATGTGCTACTTTTCTTCAATGGCTG TCGGAAAGAATGTGCGTTTTATCTGGTCAGCCTACCTGTGTCTTTTCGATATGAGTACCTGATGGCTGAAACCATATTTTCACAG CTACTGCTGTTGCCCAATCCACCTTTCAGGCCAATTTATTATACATTGGTTATCATTGATCTTTGCAAG GCTTTGCCAGGTGCATTCCCTTCAGTTGTAGTAGGAGCTGTGCATGCTCTTTTTGACAGAATTAGTAAGATGGACATGGAGTGCCGCACCAGGCTTATCCTATGGTTTTCGCACCACTT GTCAAATTTTCAATTCATTTGGCCTTGGCAGGAGTGGTCTTATGTCAAGGACCTCCCAAAGTGGGCTCCACAGCGTGTTTTTGTCCAAGAAGTGTTGGAAAGGGAAATCCGCTTGTCCTACTTTGAAAAAATCAAACAG AGTATCGAGGATGCTGCTGAGTTAGAAGAACTGTTACCCCCAAAAGCAGGCCCTAATTTCAAATTCCTTAGTGATGAAAGCAATGAAAAAACCGATGGCCATAAGTTATCAAAGGAACTTGTTGGCATGGTTAGAGGAAAGAAGAACACACGTGATATTATTTTATGGGTGGAGGAACAGATAATTCCGACAAATGGTGCTGAATTTGCCCTTGATGTTGTTATCCAGACACTTCTTGACATCGGTTCAAAAAGTTTCACCCATCTAATCACTGTTTTGGAGAGATATGGTCAAATAATCTCCAAGCTATGTCCAAATGAGGAAATGCAGTTACTGTTGATGGATGAAGTCAGTGCTTATTGGAAGAACAGTACCCAGATGACTGCTATAGCTATTGATAGAATGATGGGTTATCGCATGATATCAAATTTGGCTATTGTCAAATGGGTTTTTTCTCCTGCCAATGTTGAGCAATTCCATGTTTCTGATCGCCCATGGGAG ATTCTCAGAAATGCTGTTAGTAAAACGTACAATCGGATCAGTGACCTCCGGAAGGAAATTCAGTCACTCAAGAAGGGCCTTCAAGTTGCTAAAGAGGCCAGTGCAAATGCCATAAGGGAGCTGGAGGAGGCAAAATCAGTACTGGAGATTGTAGAGGGGCAACCTGCACCAGCTGAAAGACCAGGTAGGCTAAGGCGGCTCCAAGCATATGCTGACAAGGCAAAGCAAGAGGAAGTAAGTATGGAAGAATCTTTAGAAGCAAAGGGAGCTCTCCTTGCTCGGGCTCTTGAAGAAAGCAAG GAATTGCTTAAGTTACTATTTAAGAGGTTTGTTGACGTGCTCACTGAACGTTTGCCAACTGTCTCTGCTGATGGAGAGATTCCTAATCTTCGCGCTGGAGATCAAAATGTAAATTTTGCTGCCCGAGATCTTGAAACAGCAACAATGGAGATAGACAATGAAAATGGAGCAGATAAAAATAG TGAACCAAATGGGCAAAACACAAAAGATGGCTACAATGTTGGAGAGCTCGAGCAATGGTGCCTTTGTACACTGGGTTATCTCAAGTCATTTTCCCGCCAATATGCAACTGAG ATTTGGTCTCACATAGCAATGTTGGACGAGGAGGTCTTCATTGGGGACATTCACCCTCTTATCCGGAAAGCTGCTTTCTCTG GGCAGCAGGTGCACCAGAGGTCCTCATCACCATGCTGTCCAGAAGCATTACCTGCAGATTATA
- the LOC117839301 gene encoding nuclear cap-binding protein subunit 1 isoform X4, producing MSAGWRTLLLRIGDRCPEYGGSADHKEHIETCYGVLSREYEHSRDAIFEFLLQCAEQLPHKIPFFGVLIGLLNLENEDFAKDIVDTTQAKLQDALHTENRDRIRILLRFLSGLMCSKVVVPNSIIETFETLLSSAATILDEETGNPSWQPRADFYVYCILASLPWGGPELFEQVPDEFERVLVGIQSYISIRRHFDDIAFSVFETDEGHSPNKKDFIEDLWERIQILSRSGWKVKSVPKPHLSFEAQLVAGKSHRLSPISCPPPNLSPTSSEILKGQEKHEADLKYPQRLRRLHIFPTNKAENMQPVDRFVVEECILDVLLFFNGCRKECAFYLVSLPVSFRYEYLMAETIFSQLLLLPNPPFRPIYYTLVIIDLCKALPGAFPSVVVGAVHALFDRISKMDMECRTRLILWFSHHLSNFQFIWPWQEWSYVKDLPKWAPQRVFVQEVLEREIRLSYFEKIKQSIEDAAELEELLPPKAGPNFKFLSDESNEKTDGHKLSKELVGMVRGKKNTRDIILWVEEQIIPTNGAEFALDVVIQTLLDIGSKSFTHLITVLERYGQIISKLCPNEEMQLLLMDEVSAYWKNSTQMTAIAIDRMMGYRMISNLAIVKWVFSPANVEQFHVSDRPWEILRNAVSKTYNRISDLRKEIQSLKKGLQVAKEASANAIRELEEAKSVLEIVEGQPAPAERPGRLRRLQAYADKAKQEEVSMEESLEAKGALLARALEESKELLKLLFKRFVDVLTERLPTVSADGEIPNLRAGDQNVNFAARDLETATMEIDNENGADKNSEPNGQNTKDGYNVGELEQWCLCTLGYLKSFSRQYATEIWSHIAMLDEEVFIGDIHPLIRKAAFSGQQVHQRSSSPCCPEALPADYSL from the exons GAAACTTGCTATGGCGTGCTAAGTCGAGAATATGAACACTCCAGAGACGCTATATTTGAG TTCCTCCTTCAGTGTGCAGAACAACTGCCTCACAAGATCCCTTTCTTTGGAGTTTTG ATTGGTCTGTTAAACTTGGAGAATGAAGACTTTGCCAAGGATATTGTAGATACCACACAGGCCAAGCTACAG GATGCCTTGCACACTGAAAATCGTGATAGAATTAGGATATTGCTGCGTTTTCTCAGTGGCCTG ATGTGCAGCAAAGTTGTAGTTCCAAATTCAATCATTGAGACATTTGAGACTCTATTATCATCTGCTGCAACAATATTAGACGAGGAGACTGGAAATCCTTCGTGGCAACCACGTGCTGACTTTTATGTTTATTGTATTTTGGCTTCCCTTCCATGGGGTGGTCCAGAATTGTTTGAG CAAGTTCCGGATGAGTTCGAGAGAGTTTTGGTTGGTATACAGTCTTACATAAGTATCAGAAGGCATTTTGATGATATTGCTTTCTCTGTCTTTGAGACAGATGAAGGCCACTCTCCCAACAAAAAG GATTTCATTGAAGATCTATGGGAGCGCATTCAAATTCTTTCCCGCAGCGGATGGAAAGTTAAAAGTG TTCCGAAGCCCCACTTGTCGTTTGAAGCTCAGCTGGTGGCTGGAAAATCACATCGTCTTTCCCCGATTAGTTGCCCTCCGCCTAATCTCTCTCCGACTTCTTCTGAAATATTAAAAGGACAGGAAAAACATGAAGCTGATCTGAAGTATCCTCAAAGGCTTCGTAGACTCCATATCTTTCCGACAAATAAAGCTGAG AACATGCAGCCTGTAGATCGTTTTGTTGTTGAAGAATGCATATTGGATGTGCTACTTTTCTTCAATGGCTG TCGGAAAGAATGTGCGTTTTATCTGGTCAGCCTACCTGTGTCTTTTCGATATGAGTACCTGATGGCTGAAACCATATTTTCACAG CTACTGCTGTTGCCCAATCCACCTTTCAGGCCAATTTATTATACATTGGTTATCATTGATCTTTGCAAG GCTTTGCCAGGTGCATTCCCTTCAGTTGTAGTAGGAGCTGTGCATGCTCTTTTTGACAGAATTAGTAAGATGGACATGGAGTGCCGCACCAGGCTTATCCTATGGTTTTCGCACCACTT GTCAAATTTTCAATTCATTTGGCCTTGGCAGGAGTGGTCTTATGTCAAGGACCTCCCAAAGTGGGCTCCACAGCGTGTTTTTGTCCAAGAAGTGTTGGAAAGGGAAATCCGCTTGTCCTACTTTGAAAAAATCAAACAG AGTATCGAGGATGCTGCTGAGTTAGAAGAACTGTTACCCCCAAAAGCAGGCCCTAATTTCAAATTCCTTAGTGATGAAAGCAATGAAAAAACCGATGGCCATAAGTTATCAAAGGAACTTGTTGGCATGGTTAGAGGAAAGAAGAACACACGTGATATTATTTTATGGGTGGAGGAACAGATAATTCCGACAAATGGTGCTGAATTTGCCCTTGATGTTGTTATCCAGACACTTCTTGACATCGGTTCAAAAAGTTTCACCCATCTAATCACTGTTTTGGAGAGATATGGTCAAATAATCTCCAAGCTATGTCCAAATGAGGAAATGCAGTTACTGTTGATGGATGAAGTCAGTGCTTATTGGAAGAACAGTACCCAGATGACTGCTATAGCTATTGATAGAATGATGGGTTATCGCATGATATCAAATTTGGCTATTGTCAAATGGGTTTTTTCTCCTGCCAATGTTGAGCAATTCCATGTTTCTGATCGCCCATGGGAG ATTCTCAGAAATGCTGTTAGTAAAACGTACAATCGGATCAGTGACCTCCGGAAGGAAATTCAGTCACTCAAGAAGGGCCTTCAAGTTGCTAAAGAGGCCAGTGCAAATGCCATAAGGGAGCTGGAGGAGGCAAAATCAGTACTGGAGATTGTAGAGGGGCAACCTGCACCAGCTGAAAGACCAGGTAGGCTAAGGCGGCTCCAAGCATATGCTGACAAGGCAAAGCAAGAGGAAGTAAGTATGGAAGAATCTTTAGAAGCAAAGGGAGCTCTCCTTGCTCGGGCTCTTGAAGAAAGCAAG GAATTGCTTAAGTTACTATTTAAGAGGTTTGTTGACGTGCTCACTGAACGTTTGCCAACTGTCTCTGCTGATGGAGAGATTCCTAATCTTCGCGCTGGAGATCAAAATGTAAATTTTGCTGCCCGAGATCTTGAAACAGCAACAATGGAGATAGACAATGAAAATGGAGCAGATAAAAATAG TGAACCAAATGGGCAAAACACAAAAGATGGCTACAATGTTGGAGAGCTCGAGCAATGGTGCCTTTGTACACTGGGTTATCTCAAGTCATTTTCCCGCCAATATGCAACTGAG ATTTGGTCTCACATAGCAATGTTGGACGAGGAGGTCTTCATTGGGGACATTCACCCTCTTATCCGGAAAGCTGCTTTCTCTG GGCAGCAGGTGCACCAGAGGTCCTCATCACCATGCTGTCCAGAAGCATTACCTGCAGATTATA
- the LOC117839301 gene encoding nuclear cap-binding protein subunit 1 isoform X3 — protein sequence MSAGWRTLLLRIGDRCPEYGGSADHKEHIETCYGVLSREYEHSRDAIFEFLLQCAEQLPHKIPFFGVLIGLLNLENEDFAKDIVDTTQAKLQDALHTENRDRIRILLRFLSGLMCSKVVVPNSIIETFETLLSSAATILDEETGNPSWQPRADFYVYCILASLPWGGPELFEQVPDEFERVLVGIQSYISIRRHFDDIAFSVFETDEGHSPNKKDFIEDLWERIQILSRSGWKVKSVPKPHLSFEAQLVAGKSHRLSPISCPPPNLSPTSSEILKGQEKHEADLKYPQRLRRLHIFPTNKAENMQPVDRFVVEECILDVLLFFNGCRKECAFYLVSLPVSFRYEYLMAETIFSQLLLLPNPPFRPIYYTLVIIDLCKALPGAFPSVVVGAVHALFDRISKMDMECRTRLILWFSHHLSNFQFIWPWQEWSYVKDLPKWAPQRVFVQEVLEREIRLSYFEKIKQSIEDAAELEELLPPKAGPNFKFLSDESNEKTDGHKLSKELVGMVRGKKNTRDIILWVEEQIIPTNGAEFALDVVIQTLLDIGSKSFTHLITVLERYGQIISKLCPNEEMQLLLMDEVSAYWKNSTQMTAIAIDRMMGYRMISNLAIVKWVFSPANVEQFHVSDRPWEILRNAVSKTYNRISDLRKEIQSLKKGLQVAKEASANAIRELEEAKSVLEIVEGQPAPAERPGRLRRLQAYADKAKQEEVSMEESLEAKGALLARALEESKELLKLLFKRFVDVLTERLPTVSADGEIPNLRAGDQNVNFAARDLETATMEIDNENGADKNSEPNGQNTKDGYNVGELEQWCLCTLGYLKSFSRQYATEIWSHIAMLDEEVFIGDIHPLIRKAAFSGQQVHQRSSSPCCPEALPADYSKNGFNSGGSS from the exons GAAACTTGCTATGGCGTGCTAAGTCGAGAATATGAACACTCCAGAGACGCTATATTTGAG TTCCTCCTTCAGTGTGCAGAACAACTGCCTCACAAGATCCCTTTCTTTGGAGTTTTG ATTGGTCTGTTAAACTTGGAGAATGAAGACTTTGCCAAGGATATTGTAGATACCACACAGGCCAAGCTACAG GATGCCTTGCACACTGAAAATCGTGATAGAATTAGGATATTGCTGCGTTTTCTCAGTGGCCTG ATGTGCAGCAAAGTTGTAGTTCCAAATTCAATCATTGAGACATTTGAGACTCTATTATCATCTGCTGCAACAATATTAGACGAGGAGACTGGAAATCCTTCGTGGCAACCACGTGCTGACTTTTATGTTTATTGTATTTTGGCTTCCCTTCCATGGGGTGGTCCAGAATTGTTTGAG CAAGTTCCGGATGAGTTCGAGAGAGTTTTGGTTGGTATACAGTCTTACATAAGTATCAGAAGGCATTTTGATGATATTGCTTTCTCTGTCTTTGAGACAGATGAAGGCCACTCTCCCAACAAAAAG GATTTCATTGAAGATCTATGGGAGCGCATTCAAATTCTTTCCCGCAGCGGATGGAAAGTTAAAAGTG TTCCGAAGCCCCACTTGTCGTTTGAAGCTCAGCTGGTGGCTGGAAAATCACATCGTCTTTCCCCGATTAGTTGCCCTCCGCCTAATCTCTCTCCGACTTCTTCTGAAATATTAAAAGGACAGGAAAAACATGAAGCTGATCTGAAGTATCCTCAAAGGCTTCGTAGACTCCATATCTTTCCGACAAATAAAGCTGAG AACATGCAGCCTGTAGATCGTTTTGTTGTTGAAGAATGCATATTGGATGTGCTACTTTTCTTCAATGGCTG TCGGAAAGAATGTGCGTTTTATCTGGTCAGCCTACCTGTGTCTTTTCGATATGAGTACCTGATGGCTGAAACCATATTTTCACAG CTACTGCTGTTGCCCAATCCACCTTTCAGGCCAATTTATTATACATTGGTTATCATTGATCTTTGCAAG GCTTTGCCAGGTGCATTCCCTTCAGTTGTAGTAGGAGCTGTGCATGCTCTTTTTGACAGAATTAGTAAGATGGACATGGAGTGCCGCACCAGGCTTATCCTATGGTTTTCGCACCACTT GTCAAATTTTCAATTCATTTGGCCTTGGCAGGAGTGGTCTTATGTCAAGGACCTCCCAAAGTGGGCTCCACAGCGTGTTTTTGTCCAAGAAGTGTTGGAAAGGGAAATCCGCTTGTCCTACTTTGAAAAAATCAAACAG AGTATCGAGGATGCTGCTGAGTTAGAAGAACTGTTACCCCCAAAAGCAGGCCCTAATTTCAAATTCCTTAGTGATGAAAGCAATGAAAAAACCGATGGCCATAAGTTATCAAAGGAACTTGTTGGCATGGTTAGAGGAAAGAAGAACACACGTGATATTATTTTATGGGTGGAGGAACAGATAATTCCGACAAATGGTGCTGAATTTGCCCTTGATGTTGTTATCCAGACACTTCTTGACATCGGTTCAAAAAGTTTCACCCATCTAATCACTGTTTTGGAGAGATATGGTCAAATAATCTCCAAGCTATGTCCAAATGAGGAAATGCAGTTACTGTTGATGGATGAAGTCAGTGCTTATTGGAAGAACAGTACCCAGATGACTGCTATAGCTATTGATAGAATGATGGGTTATCGCATGATATCAAATTTGGCTATTGTCAAATGGGTTTTTTCTCCTGCCAATGTTGAGCAATTCCATGTTTCTGATCGCCCATGGGAG ATTCTCAGAAATGCTGTTAGTAAAACGTACAATCGGATCAGTGACCTCCGGAAGGAAATTCAGTCACTCAAGAAGGGCCTTCAAGTTGCTAAAGAGGCCAGTGCAAATGCCATAAGGGAGCTGGAGGAGGCAAAATCAGTACTGGAGATTGTAGAGGGGCAACCTGCACCAGCTGAAAGACCAGGTAGGCTAAGGCGGCTCCAAGCATATGCTGACAAGGCAAAGCAAGAGGAAGTAAGTATGGAAGAATCTTTAGAAGCAAAGGGAGCTCTCCTTGCTCGGGCTCTTGAAGAAAGCAAG GAATTGCTTAAGTTACTATTTAAGAGGTTTGTTGACGTGCTCACTGAACGTTTGCCAACTGTCTCTGCTGATGGAGAGATTCCTAATCTTCGCGCTGGAGATCAAAATGTAAATTTTGCTGCCCGAGATCTTGAAACAGCAACAATGGAGATAGACAATGAAAATGGAGCAGATAAAAATAG TGAACCAAATGGGCAAAACACAAAAGATGGCTACAATGTTGGAGAGCTCGAGCAATGGTGCCTTTGTACACTGGGTTATCTCAAGTCATTTTCCCGCCAATATGCAACTGAG ATTTGGTCTCACATAGCAATGTTGGACGAGGAGGTCTTCATTGGGGACATTCACCCTCTTATCCGGAAAGCTGCTTTCTCTG GGCAGCAGGTGCACCAGAGGTCCTCATCACCATGCTGTCCAGAAGCATTACCTGCAGATTATA